The genomic stretch GgggatgtggggctggcagtgctgtgtgCATGGGACAGCACCGAGCTGCAGTCCCCTGTGCCAGGGGTCCCAGCCGTGCCGCCCAGCGAGCCCCGCATCCCCTGGGACAGGCCAGGATGGGGCTCACCCCCTCCTGGTGCCCACCTCCACGCATGGCACCTCcgtcccctccagccccccacccccagcaggACAGACGTGGCCCCAGGGGACCGCGGTGACAAGGGGGGACCGTGCTGTCCCTCTACAGGGCGTGGAAGCCGGGGACCTCGGGGCTCAGGTTCTCCTCAGGGGTGTTGACCCAAGAGCTCCCTGCCGCCCCCCAGCTCCCGGGGGGGGAGGCGGAGAGAGGGCTGCTGGGCGGCGAGGGGGCGGCCGCCAGCCGCAGGTTGAGCTTGGCAATGAGCGGCTTCCCCACGCTCACCGTCCGCCTCTCCTCCACGAAGTCGTCCATGCCGCGGTAGCGGTACTGCAGGCAGACGGTGaacaccagctcctgctgcgGGGGTACCAGCAGCGTGGGTACGAGCAGCGTGGGCACCCATCCTGCGCCACAGCCGCGGCCATGCTGTACTCCTGGCACCAGCCCCCCGTCCGGTGAGGCTCTTACCCGCAGTTTCTGCAAGCCGCAGAGCCGGCTGTagaggcagcaggaagggcAGCCGAGGCTCCAGGTGGGCGCTAGCGGGCTGCCCACCTCCTCCGGGCTCTCCTTGTTGGTGCACTTGAGGTCCACATCCAGCTCCTGCCATGgatggcatccagccagggaaACCACCACGGGTCCCATGGGTCCCACCCCCTATTCCCCAGCATTGCCCCAGCAAGGGCTCCAGCGACCCGTCCCCACCTCGGGTATGTCGGTGAGCTTGGCCTCACACTTGGCGATGTCCTCGGGGGTGGCCACCACACGGGTGTAGATGATCATGATGTTGGAGAACTCAGCAGCGAAGCCCAGCTGGACGGTGACACCACAGTCGAAGTGGAGGTGCCGGCTCTCTGGCAGGACTGGGGGGGACAGCGAGCATGGGACCGGGACCTGCAGGTGctcggggctggagctgcaccCGCAGGTGAGGTGACTGCTGGGGTGACCCCAGAGCAGGGACACCGGCATGGTGCTCCTGCCactgggctgggggctctgtGCCTGCGGTTTCTCTCCTTCAGGGTGGGAGAAACCCAGCAGGTGctgcccactgcctctccctgcGCCTCAGCACTGTACTCCCGCCGGGTGCCAGCTCTGGACGGGGTGGCCACGACTCTCACCGTGAGCCTTGGCCCACTGCAGGTTCCTGGCGGAGGACTCGTCCTGGCCCGGAGGGCAGATGGGGTCTGTCAGAGCTCGTCTCTCTGAGAGGTTGCTGCGGAGCTCCAGCGCCTGCCGGCCCCGTGTGATCTCCAGTGTGCCCATGTctgtggggggcacagggggtcggcgggggctgccgggggggttGTCCCCAGCTGTCCCCCACCGCTCCCCACTCACCCTCGGCCACCTTGTCCAGCAGCACCGTGATCTTCTCGTCCTCGAGCAGCCAGCGCTTGAGGAAGGTGACAAAGACACCATTGGAGAGCTCACCCTGGCTCAGCTCGTAGGCTTCGGCATCCGCGCACCTGCAGGGACCAGGCAGTGGGCGGCTCCGTCATGGGCTCTGTCGCTCCCCAGGAACTAGCCCCCACCAGGGCGACAGCCCTGCCGAAGCCAGAGCCGGGCGCCCATGGCTCTACCTGCTCCCATTGACCCATCTGGCCACTGTgctggggagaggtgggagcCACAGCTGGATCTTGGATGCTTAAAGCATCATCAGCTCAAATCCCTGTGCTCTGGAGGAGCCTCCGGGCTTAATCCCCTCAGGTGCTGCCCAAAGCCAAGCAGCGCCATGGGCATCTCCCTGCCCTGTAAGGGACTGGAGGCTGCCGCTCACCCACCACCGCCAGCACTGACCGGAGGGAGCAACGCTGCTGATACACGGCGGGGGAAGGATGCGGGTGCAAAcggggctgagccctggccctgctctgagcCAGGGAGGGACACTCAGCCCCACCGCCTGTGCttgggggtggcggggaggggaCTCACGTGGCGTAGCCGAAGACGATGTTGGCCGTCACCTGCAGCGCCCCGACCTGCGGGATGACGTCATCGTTGAGGTTCCTGCGAGAGAAGTGTtgctgggcagagccaggacctgctgccccccccaaaacccaccccaagACACCCCAGACCctgggggctgccctgtgccctTCTGCCCACCCATCGTGGCGTTTGACAGCTCAGCTGGGGCACTGATGCTTTGGGGCACCCAGACAAAGCCAACGGGTTTGGATGGGACCCCGGGGATGCCCCGTTCTGCTCCCCCAGGGAACCAGCGCCCAGGGACACCCCCATGCTGGGACGTCCTGGCAGCTTGTCCCCAGGCTGGTGGCCGGGGCTGGGTCACCTCTTGCGGCACATGTCGAGCAGGAAGATGTTGAGGCCGGTGCGGCGCTGCTGCATGCTCCGCAGCACCCGCTGCACACACAGGCAGTGGGCTGAGGTGTAGGAGCTGGGCGCATCGATGGGCACCATGAAGCTGTTGCCAAAATTTTCATAGCCGTGCCCGGCGTAGTAGAGCAAACCTGCCGGGAGGGGCAGAGAGTGGGTGACATTCCTTGACCTGCCGGTGCCCACTTCTTGCCCAGCTGCCCCCCGAGACCCCAACCAGCACAAAACCACCCGGTTTCCCCCTGGCTGGAGCCACCCCAGTGGGTGCCACCGCACCATAGACGCCCTTgtcgaggaggaggaggaactcgTTGACAGCCATCTGCATCTCAGCCTTGCACAGGTCCAGCAGCGAGACCACCTTGAAGTCGAGCTGGCGGAGGAGGGCGCTGAGGGCGTGCACATCCACCATGGGCGCCTTCAGCTGCTTGTGGTGCAGGTAGTGCATGTTGCCGATCAGCAGGGCCACTTTGTCCGTGGCTGCCGGGACAGAAGAGGGAGGCactggggatggagcaggacACTCCTGCTGTCCCTGCTACCTTCAGCCCACAGAGGTGACACCCGGTTGTGGCTGGTGTCACTGTCCCCAGCTACcggggtgccccgtggtgtcCCTGCCtcactgctctgctctccccgGCTTGCTGCACCCAAAGCACCCCTGGCCGAGGGGAGTCTCATGGGGTGACACTGGTGACAGTCACAGCCCCACAGGGCCACCAACCCCTCTGGTCAGGCTCTTACCGTACAGCTGGACAGGGCTGCTGCGCTCCGGGGAGCctggaaagagagaaatgttgTGCCACGGCCCCATGGTGCCTGCGGTGTGCAGTGGGCAGAGCAGTGGGGACCCTGCCCGCTCTGTCCCCACCTACCTCcatccccctcctgccaggagcctccGGAGGCGAAGAGCCGCGGGCCTGCAGCAAAGGGGGGAGTTAGGGAGCCCCGTGTGCGGCTGGAGCCCCCCAAAACCGTGGGGCAGCCATAGGAGGGCTTTATGGGGGAGCAGAGCAAGGACACCCCCTGTGTGGTGGGGGGCCATGGAGGTTTGTCCGGGGCCCTCACCAATCTCCACGTCCACTTCCCGGCTCCACACCTCATGGAAGAGGTTGAACACGCGGCAGGAGTAGCTGCCCCGCTCAGCTGTTGTCACCAGCTTCACCTGCCGGCAGGACGGCGTGGGCAGTTGgcgtgctgtgccgtgccgtgccgcgccgcgTCACACCCGGGGTCCCGCCATACCTGGAGCCGAGACGCCTGCGCGCCCTCCACGGGGCGCCGGTTCCTGAACCACTGGTACTGGGGCGGGGGGTTGCCAATGGCTCTGCACTCCAGCGCCAGCGTGTCCCCCTCGGCCAGGCGGCACGGCCGTGGCTGCAGCAGGAtctgcagccctgccatggTCGGGCAGTAAccgctggctggggaggggatggggcgGAAAATCTGGCACGTGGCCacggcagggctccgccgagcTGCCTCCAGGCCCCAGGTCCCTGACCTGCAGGCCCTGGCACCCACGGGTGGCATGAGCCAGCGGGCACAAGGAGGACACAGGGCATTCAGCTCCCCTGTGGGCACCGTCACCCCAGCAAGCCCAGAGGCCCTCGCGACTGAGCCAGGGCGCGACGCGGCACGCGACGCCCCGCGGGAGCCACCCCACTCCCGATGGGGTGAGCGACGCCCTACGGGAGCCACCCTGGTCCCGACAGGACAAGCAGTGCCTCATGGGTGCCAGCCTGGGGATGCAGATCTTGGGGCCCAcctgagctggggctgctgctcttctccacCTGGACGTGGGCCCACCTGGAGAAGGCAAAGGCGGCCCCACAGTTCACCCGGCAGATGTACCACTCGGGCTGGCCCGGCGGGGCAGCCGTGTCAATCACCAGCTCTGGGGCCGTGGCTCCAGGCACCTACGAGACAGGAGGGGGCCAAGGAGTCGGGggctccctcccacccacccaggCGTTCTGGCCATGGATGGGGCCCAGGGGCCCTGCTCAGTGTGGCACGGGGACCTCACCTCCCGCTTCCCGCAGAACCACTGGTACACGAGCCCCGGCGGGCCGGTCGCCCAGCAGGTCAGGGACACCCGCGTCCCCTCTGCCACCACCTGTGACTCTGGCTGCACCGTGATGCGGATCATGTCCTGGactgtgggagaggagagacCAGCCTGGGCTGGCTGAGACCCCTGTCCTGCACCATCCCATCACATCCAGTCccatcctgtcctgtcccaCCATACCTTGTCCCGCCTTGCCCACAACAGCCTgtcctctcccatcccatcccacccctctGTCCTGTCCCAACCGTCTCATTCTACCTTGTCCCATCCAGTGCCATCCCACCCACCGCACCCCATCTCATCCTGTTCCACCCTATCCCACCCCACTCTGCTCCATCCCAGCCCATCTTGGCTCATCCCACTCCACCCTGTTCCATCCCATCCCTTCTTGTGCCATCACAACCTGTCCAATCCTGTCCCTCCCATCCCATCTGGTCCCATCGCAGCCTGTCCCACCACATCCCATTGCCCGCCCTCCCATCCTATCTCACCATACGGcatccaccccaccccaccccacccaggGCCCCGCTACCCAGAGCAAGACCACTAGCAGGAAAAGCTGCTCCTCATCTTCccctgctttccttctgctgagCCTCTGTCCCCCGGTGCCCCTCTCCAGGCCCCATGGGACCCCGCTGTCTGTCCCTACCGGCACTGCTGAGGACCTGGCAGGCCTGCGTGTGCCCCATCCTCTCCAGGCAGCCCAGCAGGTACTTGAGGGTGCAGTCACGCTcggccaggagctgcaggaggcacTGCGTGGGGCTGCCACGGGGCTCCAGCACCTTCAGCGAGCACATCTCCAGCTCCTCCGTGCTGCAAGGTGCGCACGGCGCTCAGCACCGTAGCCCACCTCCCGCCCAGGAGGATGGGGACCCCCGCCGGGGGACTCAGCAgtgcccccaccccaggctGCGGCCACGATGGCGTGGCCAGGGGACCTGCACACCCCTCACTCAGCCCATGTCA from Pelecanus crispus isolate bPelCri1 chromosome 20, bPelCri1.pri, whole genome shotgun sequence encodes the following:
- the LOC142595459 gene encoding LOW QUALITY PROTEIN: mucosa-associated lymphoid tissue lymphoma translocation protein 1-like (The sequence of the model RefSeq protein was modified relative to this genomic sequence to represent the inferred CDS: deleted 1 base in 1 codon), with the translated sequence MGDWSMPIGSLGEEVVARLCELLDNAGRGWRKLAEVAGAEKRFKCSTEELEMCSLKVLEPRGSPTQCLLQLLAERDCTLKYLLGCLERMGHTQACQVLSSAVQDMIRITVQPESQVVAEGTRVSLTCWATGPPGLVYQWFCGKREVPGATAPELVIDTAAPPGQPEWYICRVNCGAAFAFSRWAHVQVEKSSSPSSDFPPHPLPSQRLLPDHGRAADPAAATAVPPGRGGHAGLECRAIGNPPPQYQWFRNRRPVEGAQASRLQVKLVTTAERGSYSCRVFNLFHEVWSREVDVEIGPRLFASGGSWQEGDGGSPERSSPVQLYATDKVALLIGNMHYLHHKQLKAPMVDVHALSALLRQLDFKVVSLLDLCKAEMQMAVNEFLLLLDKGVYGLLYYAGHGYENFGNSFMVPIDAPSSYTSAHCLCVQRVLRSMQQRRTGLNIFLLDMCRKRNLNDDVIPQVGALQVTANIVFGYATCADAEAYELSQGELSNGVFVTFLKRWLLEDEKITVLLDKVAEDMGTLEITRGRQALELRSNLSERRALTDPICPPGQDESSARNLQWAKAHVLPESRHLHFDCGVTVQLGFAAEFSNIMIIYTRVVATPEDIAKCEAKLTDIPEELDVDLKCTNKESPEEVGSPLAPTWSLGCPSCCLYSRLCGLQKLRQELVFTVCLQYRYRGMDDFVEERRTVSVGKPLIAKLNLRLAAAPSPPSSPLSASPPGSWGAAGSSWVNTPEENLSPEVPGFHAL